Proteins encoded in a region of the Mucilaginibacter sabulilitoris genome:
- a CDS encoding alpha-d-galacturonidase encodes MKIKTAHTCHFFFILLFSCFALSVTAKNPVKKLTIVLPAKHHERLDYGAQKLKLALQQAGYTVTTQKGAKAVAGNIIFIGLSQDVVIKAALSKQHISIAKTPGKEGFTINSNGNTTIIAGADNSGALYGCLELADRIKSARALPAKLSVTDQPEMVLRGACVGVQKPALLPGRGVYEYPYTPENFPWFYNKALWLRYLDSLAENRMNSLYLWNGHPFASLVKVKEYPYAVEVDDATFKKNEDMYRFLASEADKRGIWLIQGFYNIIVSKPFAEKNNLKTQDRNRHIVPIIADYTRKSIATFVQKYPNVGLLITLGEAMEGVGQDDIDWFTKTIIPGVQDGLKALNRTDEPPIVLRAHDSDAPSVMKYAKPLYSNLYTMAKYNGEALTTYEPHGPWADLHRTLSRIGTVQIENVHILANLEPFRYGSADFIQKCVLAMHNSYGANGLHIYPQASYWDWPYTADNSGNTRLLQIDRDWIWYKEWARYAWNCHRDRSDEINYWAKQLAGKYGSNQTGGKDILTAYEQSGNIAPELLRRFGITDGNRQTMTLGMLMAQFVNPEKFGLFSLLYNSEGPVGEMMSEYVEKEWKHQPHIGETPVKVIDSVIAQGRKAVEAIDQASAGITKDKAEFNRLKNDMYCYNALANSYAYKAKAALWVLRYKYSDNVADLEKALPELQSSLEYFRELVDLTKSTYLYANSMQTKQRKIPVGGNDAKMKTWVELLPVYQKEFDNFKRNIDSLKSPQASAKKTEKIVLTDAAVNIQSAGYYKLTAGEQVFADTTVAIKNVAPELAGLKAIKLNKASQLKNGTELKFTNSKPVKVLVGFFSTKDAGYSPAPQLETDASANDYGQADSKIANAIQIEGMPPVNVHSYTFKAGTNTLTLGKGACLILGIVDDSAVIPVYDAGLSNAGNIKDLRWLFN; translated from the coding sequence ATGAAAATAAAAACAGCCCACACTTGCCACTTTTTTTTTATACTGTTATTCAGTTGTTTTGCCTTATCGGTAACAGCTAAAAACCCGGTTAAAAAGTTAACCATCGTATTGCCCGCAAAACACCATGAGCGGCTCGACTATGGCGCTCAAAAATTAAAACTGGCCTTGCAGCAGGCAGGGTACACCGTTACCACGCAAAAAGGCGCTAAGGCCGTTGCGGGCAATATCATTTTCATCGGTCTTTCACAGGACGTTGTTATTAAAGCCGCATTATCAAAGCAGCACATCTCCATTGCTAAAACGCCCGGTAAGGAAGGTTTCACCATCAATAGCAATGGTAATACTACGATTATAGCAGGTGCCGATAACTCGGGGGCTTTATATGGCTGCCTTGAACTGGCCGATCGTATTAAAAGTGCCCGCGCCTTGCCTGCTAAACTATCGGTAACAGATCAGCCCGAAATGGTTTTGCGTGGCGCTTGTGTAGGAGTGCAGAAACCTGCCCTGTTGCCCGGTCGTGGTGTTTATGAATATCCGTACACGCCCGAAAACTTTCCCTGGTTTTATAATAAGGCTTTATGGTTAAGATACCTTGATTCGCTGGCCGAAAACAGGATGAATTCCCTCTACCTCTGGAACGGTCACCCTTTTGCCTCGCTGGTAAAAGTAAAGGAATATCCTTACGCTGTAGAGGTGGATGATGCTACCTTCAAAAAAAATGAAGACATGTACCGCTTTTTGGCCAGTGAGGCCGATAAACGCGGTATCTGGCTGATACAGGGTTTTTACAACATTATTGTATCCAAGCCATTTGCCGAAAAAAACAACCTCAAAACGCAGGACCGCAACCGCCATATAGTGCCCATTATTGCCGATTATACCCGCAAATCAATCGCCACTTTTGTGCAAAAATATCCTAACGTAGGTTTGCTCATTACCCTGGGCGAAGCCATGGAAGGTGTAGGGCAGGACGATATAGACTGGTTCACCAAAACCATTATCCCGGGCGTACAGGATGGCTTAAAAGCATTAAACCGTACCGATGAGCCGCCTATTGTACTGCGTGCACATGACAGCGACGCGCCTTCGGTAATGAAGTATGCCAAGCCATTATATAGCAACCTGTACACTATGGCCAAATATAACGGCGAGGCGCTTACCACGTATGAGCCCCATGGCCCCTGGGCCGATCTGCACCGTACTTTAAGCCGCATTGGCACCGTGCAGATAGAAAACGTGCATATTCTGGCCAACCTCGAGCCATTCCGTTATGGGTCGGCCGATTTTATACAGAAATGTGTGCTGGCTATGCATAATAGCTATGGCGCCAATGGCTTACATATTTATCCGCAGGCCTCCTACTGGGACTGGCCATACACTGCCGATAATAGCGGTAACACGCGTTTATTGCAAATTGACCGTGACTGGATCTGGTATAAAGAATGGGCCCGTTATGCCTGGAATTGTCACCGCGACCGCTCAGACGAAATAAATTATTGGGCAAAACAACTTGCCGGTAAATATGGCAGTAATCAAACAGGCGGCAAGGATATTTTAACGGCTTATGAGCAATCAGGCAATATTGCTCCCGAATTGTTAAGGCGTTTTGGTATTACCGATGGTAACCGCCAAACCATGACACTGGGTATGTTGATGGCGCAGTTTGTTAACCCCGAGAAATTTGGCCTGTTCTCCTTGCTTTATAATTCCGAAGGCCCCGTAGGCGAAATGATGAGTGAATACGTCGAAAAGGAATGGAAGCATCAGCCCCATATTGGCGAAACCCCTGTTAAAGTGATTGACAGTGTAATAGCCCAGGGCCGCAAAGCGGTTGAAGCTATTGACCAGGCATCGGCAGGTATAACAAAAGACAAAGCCGAGTTTAACAGGCTCAAAAACGATATGTACTGCTATAACGCGCTGGCCAACAGCTACGCTTATAAGGCAAAAGCGGCGTTGTGGGTGCTGCGTTATAAATACTCAGATAACGTGGCCGACCTTGAAAAAGCCCTGCCCGAATTGCAAAGTAGCCTGGAATATTTCAGGGAACTGGTCGATTTGACCAAAAGTACTTATCTGTATGCCAACAGCATGCAAACCAAGCAGCGTAAAATACCGGTTGGGGGCAACGATGCCAAAATGAAAACGTGGGTAGAGTTGCTACCGGTTTACCAAAAGGAGTTTGATAATTTTAAACGGAACATTGATTCATTGAAATCGCCGCAAGCTTCGGCCAAAAAAACAGAAAAGATTGTTTTAACCGATGCCGCTGTAAATATCCAATCGGCAGGCTATTATAAACTTACTGCCGGTGAGCAGGTGTTTGCAGATACAACCGTCGCGATAAAAAATGTGGCACCTGAACTGGCCGGATTAAAAGCTATAAAACTAAACAAGGCCAGTCAGCTTAAAAATGGTACAGAACTAAAATTTACCAACAGTAAACCTGTAAAAGTATTAGTGGGCTTTTTCAGCACCAAAGATGCTGGTTATTCTCCCGCGCCGCAGCTGGAAACTGATGCCAGCGCCAATGATTACGGCCAGGCCGATAGTAAAATTGCCAATGCCATACAAATTGAAGGGATGCCGCCTGTTAATGTTCATTCTTACACTTTTAAAGCAGGTACCAATACGCTTACCCTGGGTAAGGGAGCCTGTTTAATTTTAGGTATAGTTGACGATAGCGCTGTTATCCCGGTTTATGATGCCGGTTTAAGCAATGCTGGAAATATTAAGGATTTACGCTGGTTGTTTAATTAA